In Zingiber officinale cultivar Zhangliang chromosome 8B, Zo_v1.1, whole genome shotgun sequence, a single genomic region encodes these proteins:
- the LOC122013348 gene encoding mitochondrial import inner membrane translocase subunit TIM14-3-like, with translation MASPLIASLTVAAAAMGGRYMIQAWQAFRARPIVPRVRRFYPGGFEQQMTKREASLILGVREHSPPDKIKEAHRRVMVANHPDSGGSHFLASKINEAKDMLTGKFRGGSSVF, from the exons ATG GCAAGTCCTTTAATTGCAAGTCTAACAGTGGCTGCTGCTGCGATGGGAGGTCGATACATGATTCAGGCATGGCAGGCGTTTAGAGCTCGCCCTATTGTTCCTCGAGTTCGCAGGTTCTATCCAGGTGGTTTCGAGCAGCAGATGACAAAGCGAGAAGCCTCGTTGATCCTTGGCGTGAG AGAGCATTCTCCACCGGACAAGATCAAGGAGGCTCATAGGAGAGTCATGGTGGCGAACCACCCGGATAGCGGAGGAAGCCATTTCCTCGCTTCGAAGATCAACGAGGCCAAGGACATGCTAACGGGTAAATTTAGAGGTGGCTCATCTGTGTTTTGA